AACATATGCATGTATTTCAGCTGAAATACTGGTTATTTCGTTCAAGAACAATGGATTATATTAACGAAAATGCGAGTAATCAACGGTTACACATACGTTTATCACCATATGCACACTGGTACTCATCAGGTACTAAAACATTAAAAATTCTCTCGGAACAAAAGGAGAACTCTGCTACTCATGTTTTAAACTCGAAAACGATCTACACTTCCGAGATCTACTCAGTATGAGGAGCCGCTCAGCTACCTCCGTCATCATTGGTCTTCGATCCACATCAAGGCTAAGGCAATCCATGGCCATATCTGCTAGACTATCAAGAAGCTCCAAATCTTTTGTTACTGCAATTTCCTTGTCAAAAAACTCAGTTGCtttctttcctttcttacgagcTTCAAGAAAATTCTTTACCAAGCTAGTATTGTCAGAATGTGTGGCTTTCTTCCTGGTTATAAGCTCTAAGATGACAACTCCAAAACTATAGACATCACTTTTTTCGGTGAGTAGGCCTTCTTGCAGATATATTGGGTCCATATAATTCATGTCTCCGATGACTGATCCTGTGTGCTGCTTGTCCCTCACAATCAACCTGGATATACCGAAATCTGAAATCTTCGGTAGAAAGTTATCATCCAATAGTATATTTGCTGGTTTAACATCACCATGTAGAATTTTAATATTGGCCTTTGAATGCATATAGGCTAGACCATCCGCTGACTGTGCAGCAATACTTAAACGCGCATCCAAGCTGAGATCGACCTTGATATAACTATTGTGAAGAATGTCATGAAGGCTACCTTTGGAGATAAACTCGTATACCAACATGGGGGTATCAACTTCTAGGCAACAACCTATCAGCCTAACAATGTTCTTGTGGATGACTTGGGATTGAATGATGACTTCATTTGCAAACTGTTCATTCTCCATCACACTACCATTAATTGGCTTCTTTACTGCAACCGGTTTATTGTCAAGAAGACCCTTGTAAACTTCACCGAAGGCACCTTTTCCTATTAAAT
This genomic stretch from Triticum aestivum cultivar Chinese Spring unplaced genomic scaffold, IWGSC CS RefSeq v2.1 scaffold274977, whole genome shotgun sequence harbors:
- the LOC123176340 gene encoding wall-associated receptor kinase 4-like translates to KMKMREFYKKNGGPTLEKAHIIKLFKKEELKPILKSNNLIGKGAFGEVYKGLLDNKPVAVKKPINGSVMENEQFANEVIIQSQVIHKNIVRLIGCCLEVDTPMLVYEFISKGSLHDILHNSYIKVDLSLDARLSIAAQSADGLAYMHSKANIKILHGDVKPANILLDDNFLPKISDFGISRLIVRDKQHTGSVIGDMNYMDPIYLQEGLLTEKSDVYSFGVVILELITRKKATHSDNTSLVKNFLEARKKGKKATEFFDKEIAVTKDLELLDSLADMAMDCLSLDVDRRPMMTEVAERLLILSRSRKCRSFSSLKHE